The Bdellovibrio sp. NC01 genome includes the window GTGCCGCTGGTGATATTCCACCGTGGCATCTTGATGAAGACATGAAGTTTTTCAGAGACACTACAAAGGGTCACATCATGATCATGGGTCGCAAGACTTTTGATTCTTTCAAAGGCAAAGCCTTACCTAATCGCTACCACATCGTCATCACTCGTGATCCATCACAGAAGCATTTCGCCTCAACTGAAAAAAGCCCTGTGGTTTTTGTCGCAAGTCTGGAAGAGGCGGTTGAACACGCGAAACTTCACACTGATAAATGGGGCGACGAAGTCTTCATCATCGGTGGCGGAGAGATTTACAAGCAAGCTCTAGAGAAGGGTTTAACCGACAAAATCCTTCTAACACTTGTGCATCGTCATTTTGAAGGCGATACCTTTTATCCGCAAATCGACGAAAAAGTTTTCAGACAGGTTGCACGTCGAGATGTCCAAACGCCTATTCCTTTTTCGTT containing:
- a CDS encoding dihydrofolate reductase, which codes for MILTHVVACSENRVIGAAGDIPPWHLDEDMKFFRDTTKGHIMIMGRKTFDSFKGKALPNRYHIVITRDPSQKHFASTEKSPVVFVASLEEAVEHAKLHTDKWGDEVFIIGGGEIYKQALEKGLTDKILLTLVHRHFEGDTFYPQIDEKVFRQVARRDVQTPIPFSFLTYIKN